In the genome of Candidatus Cloacimonadota bacterium, the window AAAGTTCCAAATTTCCGAACCAAGCCCCCGCCGGGGACCTTTTTATAAATAAAAAAGTGTCCGGCCATGAAAAAAATCCGGACAAGGAAACGAAGATGACAAAAAACAGCTCCATGAACGTCCACTCTTTTTTGAAGATGAAAGAGGCAGGCACAAAAATTACGATGGTGACCGCGTATGACGCCTCCATGGCTCGCTGCGTGGAAGCCAGCGGGATTGATATGATCCTGGTTGGCGACAGTTTGGGCATGGTGGTTTTGGGTTATCCAACCACCCTGAAGGTTACCATTGAAGACATGGTTTACCACAGCGCCGCCGTGCGCCGGGGCGCTCCAAACACATTTGTGGTGGGCGATTTGCCCTACATGAGCTACCATTTGAGTCTGGAAGAGACCAAGGAAAACGCCGCGGCTCTGGTGGTTCAGGGAAATTGCGACGCGGTGAAGCTGGAAGGTGGCTCAGACCAGCGCGTTGAGGCTGTGCGTGCCATTTTGGATTGTGAAATCCCGGTTTGCGGACATATCGGTCTCACCCCGCAAAGTGTGAACCGCTTCGGTGGATTCAAGGTTCAAGGCAAAACCAAGGAAGCCCACGCGGAATTGATTCGCCAGGCTTTGGCGCTGGAGGAAGCCGGTGTTTTCATGCTGGTTTTGGAAGGCATTCCGGAAGGCTTGGGCAGAGAGATTTCGCAACAGTTGAAAATCCCCACAATCGGCATCGGAGCAGGCAGATTCACGGATGGGCAAGTCCTTGTGTATCATGACCTTTTGGGACATTCCACGATGGTGGCAAAATTTGTGAAATCCTACGCCACGCTGGATGAGGAAATCACCGGCGCGTTGAAACATTATCACCACGAAGTGCGCCAAGGCCTGTTTCCGGGCACGGAGCACGTATATTTCCCCGTTGGAGAATAGATATTTTTAAGGAAAGATGAGAAATGACAGAAAAATATGAACAAATCGAAAAGATGAGCCCGGAAGAGAAATTTTCCGCGGTGGCAAATTTGAAGGAAAAGCTGGAAGAGAATTTTGTGAGCTTGGGACAGTTGCTTTCAGAAATCAAGCGCAGCCGGCTTTTCAAGGTGAAAGGCTATGAGAATTTCCGCGAATTTGTGGAAGCCGAATACAGCCTGAGCGGCTCGCTGGCTGGAAAACTGGTGTCGATATTCGACGTTTTCATCGAAGAAATGGATGTGGACGAAGGCACGATTTTGGATATCGGTTTCGACCGCCTTCAGATGATTCAGCCCCTGGTTCGGAAAGCGGATTGGGCGGATCGCGATGACTGGGTGCAAAAAGCAGAGGAAATGCCCACCCGGGAGCTTCGCGATCACATCAAAGAGATAAAAAAGGAAGAAAAAGAAAAGAACCTTGATCCCAAAAAAGTGTTCATCGACCAATATTTGGAGCGGATGACCGCAATTTTGAACTGTTCCCGCACGGAACTGAACTACAAGCTCGCGCTGTATTTTCAAGATTCAGACACTGAAAGCATCAGAGACGTGGTGCGTCAGCGCCAGCGCGAATTTGAAGACGAGCTGAAAAAGGAGGAACACCATTGAAACGCGCCAAACAAATGCAAATCCTTTGGGTGGACGATGAAATTGACCTGTTGCAATCCTTCGTGATGTTTTTGGAGGAACGCAACTATTCGGTTGACACCTGCAACAACGGCAGCGACGCCATCGAAAAGGTTTTGGAAAACAAATATGACCTGGTGATTTTGGACGAAATGATGCCCGGTTTGGACGGGCTCGCCACTCTGCAGGAAATCAAACGCA includes:
- the panB gene encoding 3-methyl-2-oxobutanoate hydroxymethyltransferase, producing MTKNSSMNVHSFLKMKEAGTKITMVTAYDASMARCVEASGIDMILVGDSLGMVVLGYPTTLKVTIEDMVYHSAAVRRGAPNTFVVGDLPYMSYHLSLEETKENAAALVVQGNCDAVKLEGGSDQRVEAVRAILDCEIPVCGHIGLTPQSVNRFGGFKVQGKTKEAHAELIRQALALEEAGVFMLVLEGIPEGLGREISQQLKIPTIGIGAGRFTDGQVLVYHDLLGHSTMVAKFVKSYATLDEEITGALKHYHHEVRQGLFPGTEHVYFPVGE